AGTTCCAGCGCTACGGAATCGATATCCGGAAAGACCCGGTCCTGGTTTATCCCACCTTGCATTATCAGAACGGCGGGGTCGCGATTGATGTGGACGCCCAGTCCCAGGTCAAGGGGTTGTTCGTCGCCGGTGAAGCCTCCGGCGGATTGCACGGCCGCAATCGTCTGATGGGCAATTCGCTCCTCGACCTGATCGTCTTTGGGAAGCGGGCGGGCCTGGCCGCTGGGCAGCGTGCCAAAAAGACGCCGGCCGGAACCCTGACGCTATCCCATGTGAGGCGATTCCGCCGCGAACTTGAAAAAAACAATATCCGTCCGACCCGGGTGGCCCCGATCCTCCTTCCCGATTACGTCCGCCGAGAAGAAGCCGCCCCGGCGGTTCCGTCCAGACAATAACCCAGCCGATATTGACGCATCCAATCCCATTTACGTAAAATATCGTCATGTCTCTTCTCCGATGGATCCGATCGGCCAATTTTGTCTCCATCCCGGTCCTTCTCCCGGTGATCCTCCTTTCGGGCTGCACATCGGGCCCTCCCGAAACGCCGCTGCCGCTTCCTCCGGCTCGTCAGGCGCGGGATGACGGACGATTTAAAGATGTTCAGTTCATCACGGCGAAGGACGGGCGCGAGATGGTGCTGATCCCCGAGGGTCCCTTTCCGCGGGGATCCCGGCGGCTGGGCGGGGAGGGCGAACAGCCTGTCCGGGAAGTGACGGTCGGCGCATTTTATATGGATTTGTTCGAAGTGACCAATGAGGAATACGGCCGCTTCGTGGCCGAGACCGGACACAAAAAACCGGACATCATGGTTTTTTACAAAGACCTGCGTCTCCTGACGGAGCCGAGGCAGCCGGTCGTCGGAGTGGACTGGGACGACGCACAGGCCTATTGCCAGAAGGCCGGGAAGCGGCTTCCCACGGAAGCCGAATGGGAAAAGGCGGCCCACGGCCCGGTCGAGATGGATTGGCCTTGGGGGCCGAGCTTCGTTAAATGGGCGGCCAACGTGGATGGGGATGAGGACGGATATCGGTACACGGCCCCGGTCGGGAGCTATGAAAGCGGCCGGAGTCCTTACGGCCTGTATGACATGGCCGGCAACGTCTCCGAATGGGTTTCGGACTGGTACAGCTCAACGTATTATCGGGACGGACCCACCGCCATGCCGACCGGGGCCGATTCCGGCGATATGCGGGTTCACCGGGGAGGATCCTGGAACGATCCGATTTCGGACAGCCGTTCGACGAAGCGGTTCCAGGTCTTTCCTTACCGGCGGGATGCAACGGTGGGATTTCGATGCGCCATGGACGTACCCGTTCCCAGCGTGCCGGCGCGGAAAGGCGAATAGTTGACCGAGGGCGGCGATATCTGGAAGGGGATTTTGCTGCCCTCGTCTGGCCATCCCGTTTATGATGATTTAGGGTTTTCATCCCGCTCATTCATTCCTCCCTCATCGCATCTGGTCCAACAAAAATATTGACCCGCTAAAATTAGGACGCTATAATTTCGTTAAGTCAATCCTCCGGCGCGGGACGTCCCGCCCTTTATAAGACTTACACACAGTCCCATCCGCCGGACGGATAAATGAGGCCCGATGCTTCCTCCCGGTTCAATCATCCCTGGATCCCAGCAAGTCCAAGCCTGCCACCTAACTCATTTTCAAGGATTAATGGATTATTTTATCCAACGAACAAGGGGGAGCCTGTCTTCTCTTTTCTAATTTCAATCCATGTCTCGAGGAGGGTTTCCATGGCGAAAGGGAAGAATACTGTACCGGAGAAAAAAATCCAATCGCAAAAACGCGGTTACGGATGGGTGCCCGATCTCCCGGATCGTCGCGATCTGCTTTACAGCGCGATTCGGATGGCGCCGGTGGTCCTCCCCCCCACGGTCGATCTGCGACATCTTTGCTCCTCCGTTGAAAACCAGGGGGCCTTGGGCAGCTGTACCGGGAACGCCCTGGCGGGCGCGCTGGAGTTCTTAGAGAAGAAGGACAAAATTCCCTTTATAAACCTGAGCCGTCTTTTCATCTATTACAACGAGAGAGTAATCGAGCATTCGACCCGATCGGATTCCGGGGCGATGATCCGGGACGGAATCAAGACGCTCATAAAGCAAGGGGTCTGCTCGGAGAAGAAATGGCCGTATCTTATTTCAAAGTTTGCCGTGAAGCCGGGTCCCCCATGCTATAAAGAGGCGAGGGATCACCAAATCACCTCCTACCACCGCCTGACCACCGTGAATGACATGCGGGCCTGTCTGGCGGAAGGCTTCCCGTTCGTTTTCGGTTTTACGGTTTACGAAAGCTTCGAATCCCCGGAGGCGGCCGCCACCGGGGTCGTGTCGATGCCGACATCGAGGGAGCGCGCCATCGGCGGACATGCGGTGCTCGCGGTGGGATACGACGATACGAAAAGAAGGCTCCTGGTTCGCAATTCGTGGGGCACCGACTGGGGCATGAAAGGGTATTTCACGCTGCCCTACGAATACGTCGCGGACCGGGATCTCTCGGATGATTTTTGGACCATTCGGCGTGGAGAGCATCTGTAGTGCTTCATTGGAAAATAGCGGGTCTAAGAAAAACCCGATCTGGAGAACGGGGTGATTATTTCCGTTTTTCCGGATGCCCGTGTCCGACGGCATAGACGATCGCGCCGGCCAGACTGCAGCCCGCGATCGTCAGGGCCATCGGGTATGCCGTTCCGTTATGGAACCAGCCGACCAACCCTCCGGCCAGCGCGCCGGCCGTGAACTGCATCATCCCCATCAGTGACGAAGCGCTCCCCGCATGATGACCGCTGGCCGACATGGCGATCGCGACGGCGTTGGGACTGATAAACCCGAGACTGGCGATGCACAGCCACAGCGGAATCAGGAAGACGACGAGGCTGGAACTGCCGGCCGCCGCCAGCAAAATCAACGCCGCCCCGACGTTTCCCGCGATCGCCCACCCCAAAATCGTCCTCGGTGACTGGCGTGAAAGCATCGCGCGATTGATCTGCGAGGCCGTGACCAGGCCCAGGGCGTTCAACCCGAAAAGAAGACCGAATTGCCTCGGGGTGACGCCGTGCAGTTCGATGAAGACAAAGGGCGAGTTCGCGATGTAACCGAACATCCCGGCCATGATCAGAGAAGCGGCCAGGGCGGGCGCGATAAAGCGACGGTTGACCATGAGGCGGGCGTAGGTGCGGAACACCCCGGCCAAATCATCCCGGCGGCGCGACTCGGCCGGAAGCGTTTCGCCCAGGCCGGCCCAGGAGGAGACAAGGGCCAGCAGGCCGAAGCCCGCCAGCGCCAGAAATATCGCGCGCCATCCGGCGATCGTCAGGATATAGCCACCGACCATCGGCGCAAGGATCGGCGCCAATCCCATCACCAGGATTAGCGTCGAGAAGACACGGGCGGACTCGCGTTCGTCGAAAAGATCACGCACAACTGCGCGGCTGATCACCATGCCGGCGCATCCACCGAGCGCCTGGACCAGGCGCAATGCGATCAGGCCGCCGATGGTCGGCACGAAGGGGGCGATCAATGATGCCACGACATAGATCGACACACCGGCCAGCAAAGGCCGTCGCCGGCCGTAGCGATCGGCGAGGGGGCCATAGATGGCCTGACCGAAAGCGAGACCGATGAAAAAGATGGACAGGGTCACCTGGACCCGGCCGGGATCGACCGAATAGGCTTTCGCCAGAATCGGGAAACTCGGGAGGTAGAGGTCGATCGAGAGCGGGGCGATCGCCGTCAGAGCGCCGAGCATCAGCACCATCCGGAGCATCGGAGTGGATGAGCGGACCGATATCGCGATGATATTTTCCTTCATGGGGCATCAATCCTATCCAAGTCGGCTGCACATTCACATCCGGGAGGGAACGGAACCGGAGGTCGGCCACTCGATCTTGCAGAAATCCGGCAGCGCGGAACATCGACCGTTTATCGCTCGGCTTGAACAGGAAACAGGGTTCGAGCCGCCATTTTTATTATAGATGATGGGTAAGATCGGTGGGAAGCGGAAAATTCAAGGGTCGACCCGTCCATAAAACCCAGTTGCTTTCAGGCCCTGTCCTCTGATAAAATTCCCTCCCGTTAAATTAATGATACAGGATGCCACCCGATGAACATCCACGAATTTCAGGCGAAACAGTTGTTTGCCCAGTACAACATCCCGGTGCCCCGGGGGAAAGGCGTCGCATCGGTCGAGGAGGCGAAGGCCTGGGCGGAGGAACTCCGGCCGGCCGTCTATGTCGTCAAGGCCCAGATCCATGCCGGCGGACGGGGAAAGGCCGGGGGAGTCAAATTGACCAAGGATCCGGCCCAGGTTGGAACGCTCGCACGTGAACTGTTGGGGAAGGTCCTTGTCACGCATCAGACCGGCCCGGAAGGCCGAAAGGTGCTACGCCTCTTGATCGAGGAAGGCGCCGATATTGCCAGCGAACTGTATTTGAGCCTTCTGGTGGATCGCGCCTCCGGCTGGCCCGTTTTTGTCGCCAGTCGCGCGGGGGGAATGGAGATCGAGGAAGTCGCTGCCCATTCGCCGGAGAAGATACTCAAGGGAGCGATCGACCCTTCTTCCGGGTTCCAGGCCTTTCACGGCCGAATGCTGGGCTTTCGGCTGGGTCTTGAAAAGGAAGTCCTGGGATCGTTCATCCAGATGCTGGGCCAACTCTACCGCCTCTTCATGGAAAAGGGGGCGTCCCTCATCGAAATCAATCCGCTCGTAATCACCCGGGACAAAAAACTGATCGCGCTGGACGCCAAGGTGACCTTTGACGACAATTCGCTCTTCAGGAACGACGACATCAAGGCGTTCAGGGATATCGGGGAAGAAGATCCCCTCGAGGTACAGGCCTCCCAATACGGTCTGAACTATGTGAAGCTGGACGGCGAGATCGGATGCATGGTGAACGGGGCCGGGCTCGCGATGGCCACGATGGACACAATCAAGCTGGCCGGA
The window above is part of the Nitrospiria bacterium genome. Proteins encoded here:
- a CDS encoding SUMF1/EgtB/PvdO family nonheme iron enzyme, which encodes MSLLRWIRSANFVSIPVLLPVILLSGCTSGPPETPLPLPPARQARDDGRFKDVQFITAKDGREMVLIPEGPFPRGSRRLGGEGEQPVREVTVGAFYMDLFEVTNEEYGRFVAETGHKKPDIMVFYKDLRLLTEPRQPVVGVDWDDAQAYCQKAGKRLPTEAEWEKAAHGPVEMDWPWGPSFVKWAANVDGDEDGYRYTAPVGSYESGRSPYGLYDMAGNVSEWVSDWYSSTYYRDGPTAMPTGADSGDMRVHRGGSWNDPISDSRSTKRFQVFPYRRDATVGFRCAMDVPVPSVPARKGE
- a CDS encoding C1 family peptidase, which gives rise to MAKGKNTVPEKKIQSQKRGYGWVPDLPDRRDLLYSAIRMAPVVLPPTVDLRHLCSSVENQGALGSCTGNALAGALEFLEKKDKIPFINLSRLFIYYNERVIEHSTRSDSGAMIRDGIKTLIKQGVCSEKKWPYLISKFAVKPGPPCYKEARDHQITSYHRLTTVNDMRACLAEGFPFVFGFTVYESFESPEAAATGVVSMPTSRERAIGGHAVLAVGYDDTKRRLLVRNSWGTDWGMKGYFTLPYEYVADRDLSDDFWTIRRGEHL
- a CDS encoding Bcr/CflA family multidrug efflux MFS transporter, with the protein product MKENIIAISVRSSTPMLRMVLMLGALTAIAPLSIDLYLPSFPILAKAYSVDPGRVQVTLSIFFIGLAFGQAIYGPLADRYGRRRPLLAGVSIYVVASLIAPFVPTIGGLIALRLVQALGGCAGMVISRAVVRDLFDERESARVFSTLILVMGLAPILAPMVGGYILTIAGWRAIFLALAGFGLLALVSSWAGLGETLPAESRRRDDLAGVFRTYARLMVNRRFIAPALAASLIMAGMFGYIANSPFVFIELHGVTPRQFGLLFGLNALGLVTASQINRAMLSRQSPRTILGWAIAGNVGAALILLAAAGSSSLVVFLIPLWLCIASLGFISPNAVAIAMSASGHHAGSASSLMGMMQFTAGALAGGLVGWFHNGTAYPMALTIAGCSLAGAIVYAVGHGHPEKRK
- the sucC gene encoding ADP-forming succinate--CoA ligase subunit beta, which gives rise to MNIHEFQAKQLFAQYNIPVPRGKGVASVEEAKAWAEELRPAVYVVKAQIHAGGRGKAGGVKLTKDPAQVGTLARELLGKVLVTHQTGPEGRKVLRLLIEEGADIASELYLSLLVDRASGWPVFVASRAGGMEIEEVAAHSPEKILKGAIDPSSGFQAFHGRMLGFRLGLEKEVLGSFIQMLGQLYRLFMEKGASLIEINPLVITRDKKLIALDAKVTFDDNSLFRNDDIKAFRDIGEEDPLEVQASQYGLNYVKLDGEIGCMVNGAGLAMATMDTIKLAGSFPANFLDVGGGASKETVKQAFTILLSDSHVKGVFINIFGGIVRCERIAGGVIDAAKEVSIRVPLVVRLEGTNADEARQMLAASGLNLVVVRTMWEGAQKIVSLIRG